DNA from Scheffersomyces stipitis CBS 6054 chromosome 1, whole genome shotgun sequence:
GAGATCCAGATGATTACGATCGAAAACGTGAAGCAGGGGATCTTGCCTACCGTGCATCTCTTTCTGAAGTCCTTGAATCGAGGAAGCTTCGGGCAAGACTTTGAGCAATCAGGACAGGCACAGCGATAAGTTTCGTCATCACAAGCAAAGATGTTATCCTGTCTCAATTTCAATCCCAGGTCAGACTCGGCTTCTGATAACTCATACTTGTAGTTGATCTGGAACGGAGAACCACCCAAAAGCGGTTTCTCATCGCccaagaacttgagaaaTTGCAGGTAGTTCTTAGCTCCTCCGCCTATTAGGTCCATGGCATAGCCGTTGGTTGCCGAGAACTTTACGTTGGCGCATGACTTGTAGAAGTCTTTGGCTGTTCCAGGATCTACAAATTGTGAAAGTTCGGCGACAATCTCATTTTTGGTATCGGCAGCGATTGCAGTTTTGGTGATGTTCAAAAAAGTGGACTGGTCGGGCGAACAGGTGaacttgcaaaagaagTCGTAGAAGTTCTTTCTACAGGCTGGACAGGATGAGATGATGGGATCCACTCGTTTCAAGTTGGATTCCATGTTGACCACCTGGTCTTCTGAGCAGCACACTTTGGAAGTGTCAAAGTCATCCCCGCAGATCTGGTGGAGCAATTGAGCAGTTTTCGCAGACGGTTCTACTGCTTTGACGTTGGCCACGCAAGGAAGCGAACTACCGAACACAGACTTCTTTCCGCAATTGTCGTACATGGCACAATAGCCACTCTTGTGGATGGTGGCCAGACATAACAGCAACGTCCATAGGAGAAGCAGCAATATCGTGAGCTTCATGGTGCTACTGGCGGTGGATAGTGTCGAAAACAGGATAGTTTGATATGTGGGGATAAAAATTCAGTCTGAAAAATGAGATAACGAAGTGGGATTGAACGAGAATAATAAGATTGATACTGAAAATTGCTATGGGAATGGAGATGATATGAAAAGCAAGGAATTTGAGTGCCAATACGGTGAGATAAAAGTGCCTGAAGATGAAAGTGAAGTGGCTaagaagacaaggaagAGAGAGAATGTTGAATCTTACGAGGTTGTCCCTATCCTGGTATGGAGTGCATAGGCTGGAGTCATGATAGTGAAATACGAGATTCTCCGAGGAGCGCAAAACCAGAGGACGGAGTTGGGGGAAGAGGAACAGCACTTTTAAGTCAGTTATATATACGAATAAATGTAACTTTGGGTTGGCAGTTATGGTCCTAAATGGAAGTATTGTTCCAATTGCTTTTTCTTGTGGTGAAGTGGATAAGCTACTTTTTTGGCTTAGTTCATTTAGTTTCAATTAGTGAGTAGAGAAGCTCGCTAAATGTGAGGCAAGTATAGACGAGTACTGGAGTACctcaagtttcttcttttgagaATTTGCTGAAGGTGACTCTTGGAGACTCAGTAGGGTGACATTGAGAATACAATAGCTAGAATAGAGTGGtcagaagagaataatTGCCATCCAATTTGCCTCGCTCAACTGCTATCCTAGTTGCCTATCAGTGAAATCCATATCATGGTCCACTCTGTAGTTCTCTTTCCAATATTCAGCTGtgtcttcttgatatctcttgtttttcatcttctatatTTCCTTATCTTCTATTTGCGTTCTGCctattctcttctttcagTATTCctatttgcacccaatgCAAAAACGCGTTTGCGCGCATCTGAAAATTCATGCATAAATGAAAATAAGTAACTTCTGAAAATCCAGCTTCACATTAGCGTATTGTTTAATATCCAACTCTTACCACTCCATGTTGATCGGAATCTCAGGAACTCTCGCCTCGGGAAAGACGGCTGTTGCCCATTACCTCTCCTACCAGggcttcaagttgatctcCTTCCAGAATGCCATAGATGATTCATTCGACGGTAGTTCCACCCCAGGATCCCAGGACCTCGAGTCTTCCACGGCCTCATTGGCATTGTCAGAGCCGTTATCTCCAAATCCTTTGTCTTCAGAGCCCTCTTCCACAAAAGTTTTATCGTCGGAAATTTCTTCAGAACCGCAATCCTTACAGAAACGCTCCCAAAGAGCAGACTCCAGACCCGAGTCTCCACTcacatcttcatctgagTATGCCAGCCTCGAGGTGTTCAAACACTTTGACGACTTGACAGAACTCCTTGAGTTTGTCACTTTCAACTGGCGAGAAAACTACGTCATCTCTCATATCAACGACATGGAGATGCTTGTCGCTTTACAGAAGAGacccttcttcttgcaTATTTCCATAGATGCCCCCATGAACTTGAGATTCAAGAGATGGCACCATCGATTCAAATCACTTGCAAACTCCCATCAGAAGGACGAATACACCTTTGAGCAGTTTGTATTCAGAAACGACGAGTTACTCTTCAGCGTCAGGAATCCATTGATCGAGATCAACAACCAGGCCCAGGTAAAAATCATTAACACTTCAGGCTCCATCAAAGAATTGTATGTCAAGCTTTCTGAGCTCAACTTGCTCGACAGCTCGCGGTTGAGACCAACGTGGGACTCGTACTTCATGAGGTTGGCGGACTTGGCTGCATTGAGATCCAATTGTATGAAACGTAGAGTAGGCGCTGTGATAGTGCACGAGAATAGAGTCATAGCCACAGGTTATAATGGAACACCTAGACACTTGACCA
Protein-coding regions in this window:
- the DCD1 gene encoding deoxycytidylate deaminase — its product is MLIGISGTLASGKTAVAHYLSYQGFKLISFQNAIDDSFDDSRPESPLTSSSEYASLEVFKHFDDLTELLEFVTFNWRENYVISHINDMEMLVALQKRPFFLHISIDAPMNLRFKRWHHRFKSLANSHQKDEYTFEQFVFRNDELLFSVRNPLIEINNQAQVKIINTSGSIKELYVKLSELNLLDSSRLRPTWDSYFMRLADLAALRSNCMKRRVGAVIVHENRVIATGYNGTPRHLTNCNEGGCDRCNKGSVGGTSLLTCLCLHAEENALLEAGRDRIRGEAVLYCNTCPCLTCSIKIVQSGIKEVVYAQSYFMDSLSHKVMSEANIILRQFQPPTEGIFI